One Spirochaeta cellobiosiphila DSM 17781 DNA window includes the following coding sequences:
- a CDS encoding PhnE/PtxC family ABC transporter permease, whose protein sequence is MITDQKAPKIVVHKRSLPQTYLGLTLLVLVLVTIYGFVKIDTQDVPMGEATIKTIQYFWTMFTSPRGVASHFGVKESSTVLILLAGLKQVGITLALAFLTTLIGGVVSLFLGLLAAQNLSTPFISNVVKTIVALMRSVPTVLWVLIFAIGAGLGSVAAVIGMSFHTVGYLLKAYSESFEELDEGVIEALKASGATWFQIVFQAVFPTAISYILSWTFIRFEINFAVAVAMGAAAGAGGIGYNLFMSSGYFYDIREIGFITYLILVVAFIMEYFATGLKERYHLQN, encoded by the coding sequence ATGATAACAGATCAGAAAGCCCCTAAAATTGTGGTTCATAAAAGGTCTCTCCCTCAGACTTATCTTGGTTTAACTCTCTTAGTGTTAGTGCTGGTCACCATCTATGGTTTTGTGAAGATAGATACTCAAGATGTTCCTATGGGTGAGGCTACGATCAAAACAATCCAATACTTTTGGACTATGTTTACCAGTCCAAGGGGGGTAGCCTCCCATTTTGGAGTCAAAGAAAGCAGTACTGTCCTTATACTATTGGCAGGGCTAAAACAGGTAGGTATAACCTTAGCTCTCGCTTTTCTAACAACTCTCATTGGGGGAGTGGTATCTTTATTTCTCGGTTTACTGGCCGCACAAAATCTATCAACTCCTTTTATCAGTAATGTTGTGAAAACCATAGTGGCCTTAATGCGATCGGTTCCTACAGTTCTCTGGGTGTTGATATTTGCCATAGGAGCCGGTTTGGGATCGGTTGCTGCTGTAATCGGAATGAGCTTTCATACGGTTGGGTATTTGCTTAAAGCTTATTCGGAATCTTTTGAAGAACTGGATGAAGGGGTCATTGAAGCCTTAAAAGCTTCAGGGGCAACCTGGTTCCAAATCGTGTTTCAAGCTGTCTTTCCTACGGCTATATCCTATATTTTATCCTGGACTTTCATTCGCTTTGAGATCAACTTTGCTGTGGCTGTTGCTATGGGGGCTGCTGCAGGAGCTGGTGGTATCGGATACAATTTGTTCATGTCATCAGGCTATTTTTATGATATTCGGGAGATCGGTTTTATCACCTATCTTATCCTCGTCGTTGCTTTTATTATGGAATACTTTGCCACAGGTCTAAAGGAACGTTATCATCTTCAGAACTAA
- a CDS encoding pyridoxal phosphate-dependent aminotransferase → MRVFEKSKKLDEVCYDIRGPVLQAAKRLEEEGYRVLKLNTGNPAPFGFDAPEELIHDVIRNLPEAQGYCDSKGLFSARKAIMQDCQKKGLLDVGIEDIYIGNGVSELITMSMQGLLNNGDELLVPSPDYPLWTAAATLSGGKVVHYICDEQAEWMPDPDDIRKKVTDRTVGIVLINPNNPTGAVYSKELLEEILEIAREHSLIVFSDEIYEKIVFDDVKHTSIATLCDDVPIVTFNGLSKAYRAAGFRSGWMYLTGPRYMTGGYREGLDILSNMRLCSNVPTQFAIQTSLGGYQSINDLVNPGGRLKEQRDLGWKMLNDIPGVSCVKPKGALYFFPKLDDRFNIKDDMQFALDFLLEKKILIVQGTGFNWKSPDHFRVVFLPGQTDLTTAIGRLGEFLEHYRQ, encoded by the coding sequence ATGAGAGTATTTGAAAAATCCAAAAAACTAGACGAAGTCTGTTACGATATTAGAGGTCCCGTTCTTCAAGCAGCGAAAAGATTAGAAGAGGAAGGGTATCGTGTTTTAAAGCTTAACACAGGTAATCCTGCCCCCTTTGGTTTTGATGCTCCTGAAGAGTTAATTCATGATGTAATAAGGAACTTACCAGAAGCCCAAGGGTACTGCGATTCCAAGGGCTTGTTTTCGGCCCGCAAAGCGATCATGCAGGATTGCCAGAAGAAAGGCCTTCTGGATGTAGGTATTGAAGACATCTACATTGGTAATGGGGTCAGTGAATTGATCACCATGTCTATGCAGGGATTGCTGAATAATGGAGATGAACTTCTGGTTCCTTCTCCAGACTATCCTTTATGGACAGCGGCTGCCACTCTATCAGGGGGAAAAGTAGTTCACTACATCTGTGATGAACAGGCAGAGTGGATGCCTGATCCAGATGATATCCGTAAAAAAGTGACGGATCGAACTGTAGGTATTGTCTTAATCAATCCTAACAACCCTACAGGGGCTGTGTATTCTAAGGAACTTCTGGAAGAAATTCTGGAGATTGCCAGAGAGCATAGCCTGATTGTATTCAGTGATGAGATCTACGAAAAGATCGTCTTTGATGATGTGAAACATACTTCGATAGCTACTCTATGTGATGATGTTCCTATTGTCACCTTTAATGGTTTGTCTAAAGCATATAGAGCGGCTGGATTCCGTTCAGGATGGATGTACCTTACAGGTCCCCGTTATATGACTGGTGGTTATCGAGAAGGTTTGGATATTCTGTCCAATATGCGTCTATGTTCTAATGTTCCCACCCAGTTTGCAATACAAACTTCTCTTGGGGGTTATCAAAGTATTAATGACCTGGTGAATCCAGGGGGACGGTTAAAGGAACAAAGAGACCTGGGCTGGAAGATGTTGAATGATATTCCTGGTGTGTCCTGTGTTAAGCCTAAGGGAGCTCTTTACTTCTTTCCTAAGCTTGATGATAGATTCAACATTAAGGATGATATGCAGTTTGCCTTAGATTTTCTCCTGGAGAAGAAAATCCTTATTGTACAGGGAACAGGTTTTAACTGGAAGTCACCGGATCACTTCCGTGTGGTCTTCCTTCCCGGTCAAACTGACTTGACCACGGCTATAGGGCGCTTAGGGGAGTTTTTGGAGCATTATCGACAGTAA
- a CDS encoding hybrid sensor histidine kinase/response regulator: protein MIQVLAVDDDEVSLALIRKAMETKGYNVDTYLQGRHAINALEHTNYDVIISDLMMPDMDGELFLQEARKYSPTTPFIFLTAKKSTKTAVKVLKMGADDYLEKPLKGAELLEDVDRILKRKMEENFIRKNHEEYIMDQYDKLGLFSWKDLYRSKDVTQTNRIMGILSRNMGQGGGFYWLDMLKEEINNQDQSFDELIVSKKVLELVVESADYMKKIINDLDAISRLAHEDIQVKSYPLDEVTKGIEQYFKDELFPILAEHQRSISLNPLKLGQSHTLAVNRESLATIFKELLCNAIKYSPEDGKILFLSNIRHEGSESYVEYSFWNPPKNTVTRDDNGQAIYGIPYEYSEAVFELFYTFESFPVKIPEEEWSQGAGLFVVKQMVQKMGGDVRARNMIMHLPEGKVPYVRVTLLFPLS, encoded by the coding sequence ATGATACAAGTGCTAGCTGTTGATGATGATGAAGTAAGTCTTGCGCTCATACGCAAGGCGATGGAAACCAAAGGCTATAATGTTGATACTTATTTACAGGGGCGACATGCTATCAATGCCTTGGAACATACCAATTATGATGTAATTATATCTGATCTGATGATGCCCGATATGGATGGAGAGCTGTTCCTTCAGGAAGCCCGCAAATACTCTCCTACCACTCCTTTTATCTTCCTTACTGCCAAGAAATCTACTAAAACAGCGGTAAAAGTTTTAAAAATGGGGGCGGATGATTATTTGGAGAAACCCCTTAAGGGGGCTGAGCTCCTGGAAGATGTCGACCGCATTCTAAAAAGAAAAATGGAAGAGAACTTTATCCGTAAGAATCATGAGGAATACATCATGGATCAATACGATAAGTTAGGGCTCTTCTCCTGGAAGGATTTATACCGTTCCAAGGATGTGACCCAAACCAATCGTATTATGGGTATTCTATCCCGTAATATGGGACAAGGGGGGGGATTCTATTGGTTGGATATGCTCAAAGAGGAAATCAACAACCAGGATCAAAGTTTTGATGAATTGATCGTTAGTAAGAAGGTCCTAGAATTGGTTGTAGAATCAGCTGATTATATGAAGAAGATCATTAATGATTTAGATGCCATATCACGCTTGGCCCATGAAGATATTCAGGTAAAATCTTATCCTTTGGACGAGGTGACCAAGGGAATAGAACAATATTTTAAGGATGAGTTATTTCCCATATTAGCAGAACATCAGCGTTCTATTAGTTTGAATCCCCTTAAACTCGGTCAAAGTCATACTTTAGCTGTGAATCGGGAGTCATTAGCTACTATATTCAAAGAACTTTTATGTAATGCCATAAAGTACTCCCCTGAAGATGGTAAGATTCTGTTCCTGTCTAATATTCGGCATGAGGGAAGTGAATCCTATGTGGAGTATAGCTTCTGGAATCCTCCCAAGAACACTGTTACTAGAGATGATAATGGACAAGCTATCTATGGGATTCCCTATGAGTATAGTGAGGCTGTGTTTGAGTTGTTTTATACCTTTGAGAGTTTTCCTGTCAAAATTCCTGAGGAAGAGTGGTCTCAAGGGGCTGGTTTATTTGTGGTGAAACAAATGGTACAAAAGATGGGAGGGGATGTGAGAGCTCGTAATATGATTATGCACCTACCGGAAGGTAAAGTGCCTTATGTCAGGGTTACTTTGCTGTTTCCCCTGTCCTGA